The Mesorhizobium sp. M1D.F.Ca.ET.043.01.1.1 genome contains a region encoding:
- a CDS encoding glutamate--tRNA ligase, whose translation MTVTVRFAPSPTGRIHIGNARTALFNWLFAMNNKGRYIQRFDDTDVARSTQEFADSILYDLHWLGVFPDVTEYQSRRVDIYDAAVERLKAARVLYACYETPEELDLRRKVRRTRGLPPVYGREALTLTPDQVAEYESDGRRPHWRFLLPNFTGDPLQPERTEVHWNDLVRGEETVDLASLSDPVLVREDGSYLYTLPSVVDDIGMGVTHVIRGDDHVTNTGVQIALFQALGAEPPVFGHHNLLTTVSGEGLSKRTGALSIESLRGDGIEPMAVASLAVLVGTSENVTAVHDLNELAGHFDPAATSKSAAKFDPDELFVLNRTLMHQMPFEEARDRLIVLGISGDSAEPFWQAVRGNIDRLSDAVAWWRILSDGPQEPAEFSGEDRDFLHQAFDLLPEEPWNGTVWKDWTGKIKEATGRKGKPLFMPLRLALTGRTSGPELSDLLPLMGREGTLARRP comes from the coding sequence ATGACAGTTACCGTTCGTTTCGCCCCATCCCCAACCGGCCGCATCCATATCGGCAACGCGCGCACCGCGCTGTTCAACTGGCTGTTCGCCATGAACAACAAGGGCCGCTACATCCAGCGCTTCGACGACACCGACGTTGCCCGCTCGACCCAGGAATTCGCCGATTCCATCCTGTATGACCTGCATTGGCTGGGCGTCTTCCCGGATGTTACCGAATATCAATCGCGCCGCGTCGACATCTACGATGCGGCGGTCGAGCGGCTGAAGGCGGCACGCGTGCTCTATGCCTGCTATGAAACGCCGGAGGAGCTCGATCTGCGCCGCAAGGTGCGGCGCACGCGCGGCCTGCCGCCGGTCTATGGCCGTGAGGCGCTGACGCTGACGCCGGACCAGGTGGCCGAATACGAATCCGACGGGCGCCGGCCGCATTGGCGCTTCCTGTTGCCGAACTTCACCGGCGATCCGCTGCAGCCGGAGCGGACCGAGGTACACTGGAACGACCTGGTGCGCGGCGAGGAGACCGTAGATCTCGCCTCGCTGTCGGATCCGGTGCTGGTGCGCGAGGACGGCAGCTATCTCTACACGCTGCCTTCGGTGGTCGACGACATCGGGATGGGCGTCACCCATGTCATCCGCGGCGATGACCACGTCACCAACACCGGCGTGCAGATCGCGTTGTTCCAGGCGCTGGGCGCCGAGCCGCCGGTGTTCGGCCACCACAATCTCTTGACCACTGTCTCGGGCGAGGGGCTGTCGAAGCGCACCGGCGCGCTGTCCATCGAAAGCCTGCGCGGGGACGGCATCGAGCCGATGGCGGTCGCCTCGCTCGCCGTGCTCGTCGGCACGTCGGAGAACGTTACGGCCGTGCATGACCTCAATGAGCTCGCCGGGCATTTCGACCCGGCGGCGACATCCAAGTCCGCCGCCAAGTTCGACCCCGACGAGCTGTTCGTGCTCAACCGGACGCTCATGCATCAAATGCCGTTCGAGGAGGCGCGCGACCGGCTGATCGTGCTCGGCATTTCCGGCGACAGCGCCGAGCCCTTCTGGCAGGCGGTACGCGGCAACATCGACCGTTTGTCGGACGCTGTCGCCTGGTGGCGAATCCTGAGCGACGGGCCGCAGGAGCCGGCGGAGTTTTCCGGCGAGGATCGCGACTTCCTCCACCAGGCGTTCGATCTCCTGCCCGAGGAGCCGTGGAACGGCACCGTCTGGAAGGACTGGACCGGCAAGATCAAGGAAGCGACCGGCCGCAAGGGCAAGCCGCTGTTCATGCCGCTGCGGCTGGCACTTACCGGGCGGACTTCGGGGCCTGAGCTTTCAGATCTATTGCCGCTGATGGGTCGGGAAGGAACGCTGGCCCGACGACCCTGA
- a CDS encoding vitamin B12-dependent ribonucleotide reductase → MRIERRFTKPDQAGQERAAYAEIEFRKALSEIKNPDGSVVFRLDNIDVPAQFSQVAADILAQKYFRKAGVPARLKKVEENDVPSFLWRSVADEAELAKLPEADRYGSETDARQVFDRLSGTWTYWGWKGGYFKSEEDARAFRDELAYMLATQRVAPNSPQWFNTGLHWAYGIDGPSQGHFYVDPFTGKLTKSKSAYEHPQPHACFIQSVQDDLVNEGGIMDLWVREARLFKYGSGTGSNFSMLRGEGEKLSGGGRSSGLMSFLKIGDRAAGAIKSGGTTRRAAKMVIVDADHPDIEDFIDWKVNEEQKVASLVTGSKIVKKHLEAIMKACVNCEGHDDDCFDPALNTALKREIKAAKKNSVPENYIYRVIQFARQGYTSMSFKTYDTDWDSDAYLTVSGQNSNNSVSLKDNFLRAVEADGDWQLTARKDGKVLKTLKARDLWEKIGYAAWASADPGLHFNTTMNDWHTCASAGAIRASNPCSEYMFLDDTACNLASINLLPYRKADGTIDIAAYEHTVRLWTVVLEISVMMAQFPSKEIAKLSYDYRTLGLGYANIGGLLMTSGIPYDSDEGRAICAALTAIMTGVAYSTSAEMASELGAFPDYDRNAQNMLRVMRNHRRAAYGDKDGYEKLAVNPVPLVAADLKQQALAEHARAAWDRAIELGEEHGYRNAQATVIAPTGTIGLVMDCDTTGIEPDFALVKFKKLAGGGYFKIINRAVPEALRTLGYSESQIAEIEAYAVGHGNLNQAPGINPSSLKAKGFTDEKITALNAALKSAFDIKFVFNQWTLGADWVKETLGFTDEQLSDFSFEMLPALGFSKKDIDAANIHVCGAMTLEGAPFLKAEHLPVFDCASPCGKIGKRSLSIQSHILMMAAAQPFISGAISKTINMPNEATVEDAKNAYMLSWKLALKANALYRDGSKLSQPLNASLLADDDEDEDEAVEQLIAAPAAQRAVQVTEKIVERVVERLYRDREKLPNRRKGYTQKAVVGGHKVYLRTGEFDDGRLGEIFIDMHKEGAAFRAMMNNFAIAISLGLQYGVPLDEYVEAFTFTKFEPAGMVQGNDAIKNATSILDYVFRELAVSYLGRHDLAHVDQSDFDKTALGRGITEGKATPFSKGLYRGASPVKLVSGIGGEPKGLGGSAPTTTPARAAPTAFAGSNVLALKPASDEAIAYKRDYEERARELAEEMVEAEAEAAGGAEALFTDAAANEAAEAKKLAATRRQQSLLQGYTGNECSECHNFTMVRNGTCEKCDTCGATSGCS, encoded by the coding sequence ATGCGCATCGAGCGTCGCTTCACCAAGCCAGACCAAGCAGGCCAAGAAAGGGCAGCTTACGCGGAGATCGAATTCCGGAAGGCCCTGTCGGAGATCAAGAATCCCGATGGCTCGGTGGTGTTCCGCCTGGACAACATCGACGTGCCGGCCCAGTTCAGCCAGGTCGCGGCCGACATCCTGGCCCAGAAATATTTCCGCAAGGCCGGCGTGCCGGCGCGCCTGAAGAAGGTCGAGGAGAACGACGTCCCCTCGTTCCTGTGGCGCTCGGTCGCCGACGAGGCCGAGCTCGCCAAGCTCCCCGAGGCCGATCGCTATGGTTCGGAAACCGATGCCCGCCAGGTCTTCGACCGGCTGTCCGGCACCTGGACCTATTGGGGCTGGAAGGGCGGCTACTTCAAATCGGAGGAAGACGCGCGCGCCTTCCGCGACGAGCTCGCCTATATGCTCGCCACCCAGCGCGTCGCGCCGAACTCGCCTCAGTGGTTCAACACCGGCCTGCATTGGGCCTACGGCATCGACGGTCCGAGCCAGGGCCATTTCTATGTCGATCCCTTCACCGGCAAGCTGACCAAGTCGAAGTCCGCCTACGAGCATCCGCAGCCGCATGCCTGCTTCATCCAGAGCGTGCAGGACGACCTCGTCAACGAGGGCGGCATCATGGACCTGTGGGTGCGTGAGGCGCGCCTGTTCAAATACGGTTCCGGCACCGGCTCGAACTTCTCGATGCTGCGCGGCGAAGGCGAGAAGCTTTCCGGCGGCGGCCGCTCGTCCGGCCTGATGAGCTTCCTCAAGATCGGCGACCGCGCCGCCGGCGCCATCAAGTCGGGCGGCACGACGCGCCGCGCCGCAAAAATGGTCATCGTCGACGCCGACCACCCCGATATCGAGGACTTCATCGACTGGAAGGTCAATGAAGAGCAGAAGGTCGCCTCGCTGGTGACCGGCTCGAAGATCGTCAAGAAGCATCTCGAAGCGATCATGAAGGCCTGCGTCAATTGCGAGGGCCATGATGACGACTGCTTCGACCCGGCTTTAAACACCGCGCTGAAGCGCGAGATCAAGGCGGCCAAGAAGAACTCGGTGCCGGAGAACTACATCTACCGCGTCATCCAGTTCGCCCGCCAGGGCTACACCTCGATGTCGTTCAAGACCTACGACACAGACTGGGATTCGGACGCCTACCTCACCGTCTCCGGCCAGAACTCCAACAACTCGGTGTCGCTGAAGGACAATTTCCTGCGCGCCGTCGAGGCCGATGGCGACTGGCAGCTCACCGCCCGCAAGGACGGCAAGGTGCTGAAGACGCTGAAGGCGCGCGATCTCTGGGAAAAGATCGGCTACGCCGCCTGGGCGTCGGCCGACCCCGGCCTGCACTTCAACACGACGATGAACGACTGGCACACCTGTGCTTCCGCCGGTGCGATCCGGGCCTCCAATCCGTGCTCGGAATACATGTTCCTCGACGACACGGCCTGCAACCTCGCCTCGATCAACTTGCTGCCCTACCGCAAGGCGGACGGCACGATCGACATCGCTGCCTACGAGCACACCGTGCGGCTGTGGACCGTCGTGCTCGAAATCTCGGTGATGATGGCGCAGTTCCCGTCGAAGGAGATCGCCAAGCTCTCCTACGACTACCGCACGCTCGGCCTCGGCTACGCCAATATCGGCGGCCTCTTGATGACCTCGGGCATTCCTTACGACTCCGACGAGGGCCGCGCCATCTGCGCCGCGCTGACCGCGATCATGACCGGCGTCGCCTATTCGACCTCGGCCGAGATGGCTTCCGAGCTCGGCGCCTTCCCGGACTATGACCGCAACGCCCAGAATATGCTGCGCGTCATGCGCAACCATCGCCGCGCCGCCTATGGCGACAAGGACGGCTACGAGAAGCTCGCCGTCAATCCGGTGCCGCTGGTCGCTGCCGACCTGAAGCAGCAGGCGCTGGCCGAGCATGCCCGCGCCGCCTGGGACCGCGCCATCGAGCTCGGCGAGGAGCACGGCTACCGGAACGCGCAGGCGACCGTGATCGCGCCGACCGGCACGATCGGCCTCGTCATGGACTGCGACACCACCGGCATCGAGCCCGACTTCGCGCTGGTGAAATTCAAGAAGCTCGCCGGCGGCGGCTACTTCAAGATCATCAACCGCGCGGTACCGGAAGCGCTCAGGACGCTGGGCTATTCCGAAAGCCAGATCGCCGAGATCGAGGCCTATGCGGTCGGCCACGGCAACCTCAACCAGGCGCCGGGCATCAACCCGTCCTCGCTGAAGGCCAAAGGCTTCACCGACGAGAAGATCACGGCGCTGAACGCGGCGCTGAAGTCGGCCTTCGACATCAAGTTCGTGTTCAACCAGTGGACGCTGGGCGCCGACTGGGTGAAGGAGACGCTCGGCTTCACCGACGAGCAGCTCTCCGACTTCTCCTTCGAGATGCTGCCGGCGCTCGGCTTCAGCAAGAAGGACATCGACGCCGCCAATATCCATGTTTGCGGTGCCATGACGCTGGAAGGCGCGCCGTTCCTGAAGGCCGAGCACCTGCCGGTGTTCGACTGCGCCAGCCCCTGCGGCAAGATCGGCAAGCGCTCGCTCTCGATCCAGAGCCACATCCTGATGATGGCAGCGGCCCAGCCCTTCATCTCGGGCGCCATCTCCAAGACCATCAACATGCCGAACGAGGCGACGGTCGAGGACGCCAAGAACGCCTACATGCTGTCCTGGAAGCTGGCGCTGAAGGCCAACGCGCTCTATCGCGACGGCTCAAAACTGTCGCAGCCGCTCAATGCCTCGCTGCTCGCCGATGACGACGAGGATGAGGACGAGGCGGTCGAGCAGCTGATCGCGGCGCCCGCCGCGCAGCGCGCCGTGCAGGTGACGGAAAAGATCGTCGAGCGCGTGGTCGAACGGCTCTACCGCGACCGCGAGAAGCTGCCGAACCGCCGCAAGGGCTACACGCAGAAGGCCGTGGTCGGCGGCCACAAGGTGTATCTCAGGACCGGCGAGTTCGACGACGGGCGGCTCGGCGAGATCTTCATCGACATGCACAAGGAAGGCGCCGCCTTCCGCGCCATGATGAACAACTTCGCCATCGCGATCTCGCTCGGCCTGCAATACGGCGTGCCGCTCGACGAATATGTCGAGGCCTTCACCTTCACCAAGTTCGAGCCGGCCGGCATGGTGCAGGGCAACGACGCGATCAAGAACGCGACGTCGATCCTCGACTACGTGTTCCGCGAGTTGGCCGTCTCCTATCTCGGCCGCCACGACCTCGCCCATGTCGACCAGTCCGACTTCGACAAGACGGCGCTCGGCCGCGGCATCACCGAAGGCAAGGCGACGCCCTTCTCCAAGGGTCTTTATCGCGGCGCCTCGCCGGTGAAGCTGGTGTCGGGCATCGGCGGCGAGCCCAAGGGCCTTGGCGGCTCCGCCCCGACGACGACCCCTGCCCGCGCCGCGCCGACCGCCTTCGCCGGTTCCAACGTGCTGGCGCTGAAGCCGGCAAGCGACGAGGCGATCGCCTACAAGCGCGACTATGAGGAGCGCGCCAGGGAACTGGCCGAGGAGATGGTGGAAGCGGAAGCCGAGGCCGCCGGCGGCGCCGAAGCGCTCTTCACCGACGCTGCCGCCAACGAAGCGGCCGAGGCCAAGAAGCTCGCCGCGACAAGGCGCCAGCAGTCGCTGCTGCAGGGCTACACCGGCAACGAATGCTCGGAGTGCCACAACTTCACCATGGTGCGGAACGGCACCTGTGAGAAGTGCGATACTTGTGGGGCCACGAGCGGGTGCAGCTGA
- a CDS encoding DUF2865 domain-containing protein, whose protein sequence is MKGLKLTHLAALLAAFAASAVAVTEPQAASRTCRQLEAELAAASGGGGGPGLIRKYDDAIARQREQLAKARGRASDANCGFTLFSRNVGQCAAINASIERMKANLDTLQAKRERLAGGGTRRDRSRILAALDANGCRDEEIAPRRAPIQEAARDGGNGNLFEQLFGRGQDTEPLDAPDGSEVPSDDPSVRNFRRIINQPDGMDLPNGEFHTICVRTCDGYFFPMSNAASYGDFERDQKNCESSCPGTEMQVFYKQGMDDDADNMTSSVTGQPYSELPTAYLYKQANYSRPPQCGCNAQAGNFSIIAGTPPNPEQSQPDGGATPFVPVPAAKPDPGADPETLANAEGGLDRAGIKRLTAKVPVSPVSALPPEQRKVRVVGPAFLPDPSAAIDLKAQAPKSAR, encoded by the coding sequence ATGAAGGGGTTGAAGCTGACGCACCTCGCGGCGCTGCTTGCAGCGTTCGCGGCGTCGGCTGTCGCAGTGACCGAGCCGCAAGCAGCCTCCCGCACGTGCCGCCAACTTGAAGCCGAACTCGCCGCCGCAAGCGGCGGTGGCGGCGGCCCGGGCCTGATCCGCAAATATGACGACGCGATCGCCCGCCAGCGCGAGCAGCTGGCGAAGGCGCGCGGCCGCGCCAGCGATGCCAATTGCGGCTTCACGCTGTTTTCGCGCAATGTCGGCCAATGCGCGGCGATCAATGCCTCGATAGAGCGCATGAAGGCCAACCTCGACACCTTGCAGGCCAAGCGCGAGCGGCTGGCCGGCGGCGGCACCCGGCGCGACCGCAGCCGCATCCTTGCGGCGCTCGACGCCAATGGCTGCCGCGACGAGGAGATCGCGCCGCGCCGCGCTCCCATCCAGGAGGCCGCCCGCGACGGCGGCAACGGCAATCTCTTCGAACAGCTTTTCGGCCGCGGTCAGGATACCGAGCCCCTCGACGCGCCCGACGGATCGGAGGTGCCGTCCGACGATCCCAGCGTGCGCAACTTCCGCCGGATCATCAACCAGCCGGACGGCATGGACCTGCCGAACGGCGAGTTCCACACGATTTGCGTGCGCACTTGCGACGGCTATTTCTTCCCGATGTCGAACGCCGCCTCCTACGGCGATTTCGAACGCGACCAGAAGAATTGCGAATCGAGCTGCCCCGGCACCGAGATGCAGGTGTTCTACAAGCAGGGCATGGATGACGATGCCGACAATATGACGTCTTCGGTGACCGGCCAACCCTACAGCGAGTTGCCGACTGCCTATCTCTACAAGCAGGCCAACTACTCGCGGCCGCCGCAATGCGGCTGCAACGCCCAGGCCGGCAATTTCTCGATCATCGCCGGCACTCCGCCCAATCCGGAACAGTCGCAACCGGACGGCGGGGCCACGCCCTTCGTCCCGGTGCCGGCCGCCAAACCCGATCCTGGCGCCGACCCCGAAACGCTCGCCAATGCCGAAGGCGGGCTCGACCGCGCGGGGATCAAGCGCCTGACCGCCAAGGTGCCGGTGTCGCCGGTATCGGCGTTGCCGCCGGAACAGCGCAAGGTCAGGGTCGTCGGGCCAGCGTTCCTTCCCGACCCATCAGCGGCAATAGATCTGAAAGCTCAGGCCCCGAAGTCCGCCCGGTAA